The nucleotide sequence GTTAAGTCGCTGTATTTAAATAGAATGATATTTATTTTTTATATCTGAAACTGTTTATAGATCACAATATATAACTATTTCTAAAAAACGTTAAAGTTTTCAGATTAAATGTCGCACTCTGATTTTATTTTAACGTTACTGCTTTAAATTTGTTCTGTTGATTGTTTTTTGATGTTTTTTGCATTATTAATATTTTTAAATTAATGACGCCTTTCTTTTTTTTTGTTGAACTAATTATTTGTTATTGCCAGTCATAAAATTGTCGAAAGTCATTTAAATGTCAGTTTGAATGCTTAGTTAATATTTTGGCGTTGTTATTTTATCTTTGGATTTTAAATGAAAACTACTGCAAAAGCTTATCTACTTAAAGAGAATAGAACTGAGCGAGTTAGGCCTGTGGCATTAATTCAAGAGAAGTTGGCGCGCAGCCGATTGCTTATTCAAATGGAGTCATGTCAGCGTCCGTTATTGGAAGCTGTAAATCATGTACTCAATCCTATTATTCGTCAGGGGCATCATGCATTGTCGAATGTTTCTTTTTTAGAGAAGGGGAAGTCAGAGGCGTTTGATGTCAATAATGCGTGGTTTTTATTGCGTTATCACAGGTCACCACTGGCTTGGTGGCGCATCGATAAGTGTACCTTAGATCAATTAGCGAGCGGTTATTATGGCAGTTTAACCAGCCCCTTAAAGTCTCCGTTGAGAGAACCGAGTAAATCTGAGTTTAGATTAGTCAAAAAACTTATGTTGGCAGCGCTTGCTGTTTTACCTATGGCTGAACTTGATGAGTCGGCTTTAGAGCTTGAGTTGGTTATCAACAAGGGATCTATGGATGTCGCAACAAGTTGGCAGTTAGGCTTTCCGACAGAGAATATGGCGCCACCTATGCTGTTCTGTATGACAGAACATTTACTGGGTCTGATGTCTGAGTTATCTATGCCATTTATTGCCGGCACGGACTTAGCCGAAAAACTATCATGCAAGTTAAGACAAATACCCATCAAAATCCTGTTTGAATTGGGTCGCCAAAATACGCCTGTTACTTCACTCCAAGATCTAAAAGTGGGTGATATTCTTCCGATGAACCTCCATACCCGATGTCCCGTTACCGTTGGAAAACGTCCACTTTTCTATGCCGCTATCCATACCCACGAAGGGAAGATGGTGGCCAAATTAATTCAAGATGCTTCATAGCAGTAGGGCATGTTTCTAAGCTTGAAGCTTATTCAAAATTACTAAGCAATTTACCTGTTAATAGGAGCCGACTAATGGCTGATCAAACCTTGTTACAAGATGATGATTTTCTACTGGATGATAATTTATTTGGTGAGGAAGATATTGCCTCAGAAGTAAGCAGAACTAAACCGGTTAAAGATATCTCTTTTTTCCATCAATTACCTGTACAGGTGACGTTAGAGTTAGCCAGTGCAGAGATGTCTTTAGGTGAATTGACCCGAATGGGGGAAGGAGATGTCATCGCATTGGATCGTATGGTGGGTGAGCCTTTAGATATTCGAGTCAATGGTGCCCTTCTTGGTAGAGGTGAGGTGGTTGAGGTAAACGGTCGCTATGGTGTGCGTTTATTGGAAGTCGAAGCGATTAGCCTGACAGGGGCAAATGACTGATTATGCTTCGAGCACTCCTGTTATTACTCTGTTTGGCTGTACCTACAGCCTTTGCTAGCGATGGTCTTACCCTGTTTACACTCGGTGATGGGCAGCAGAGTCAGTCGGTAAACATCAAGTTAGAGATATTGGCGTTGATGACGGTGCTCAGCTTCCTGCCAGCTATGTTGATGATGTTGACAAGCTTTACCCGCATCATCGTGGTGCTGGCCATTTTGCGTCAGGCATTGGGATTACAGCAGAGTCCACCCAATAAGGTGTTGATTGGTATCGCGTTGGTATTGACCATTTTTGTGATGAGACCTGTAGGTAAAGATATCTATGAGGATGCCTATCTTCCCTATGATCAGGGACAGATAGAGTTAACTGAGGCGGTTCAAATTGGGATTGTCCCTCTACGTACATTTATGTTGGCGCAAACCCGAGAAACGGATCTTGAGCAGATGCTTAAGATAGCCGACGAACCCGTAACGCTAAAGGCTGAGGAGATCCCTTTCTTTGTACTCATGCCAGCTTTTGTATTGAGTGAGTTAAAAACGGCTTTCCAAATTGGGTTCCTATTATTTTTACCTTTCTTAGTCATCGATCTTGTGGTCGCAAGTGTATTGATGTCCATGGGGATGATGATGCTTTCTCCCTTGATTATCTCCTTGCCTTTCAAGTTGATGGTATTTGTATTGGTGGATGGTTGGACAATGACAGTGAGTACCTTAGTGGCCAGTTTTGGCTAGCGAATTTAATGGTGAATAGAGTTAATGAAACTGGAGCAAGTCAATTGAGCTTAAAGAGTGGGTTTTGCTATGGACGTTAATGAGCTGACATCTATTTTTTCCGATGCCATCTATTTAGTGGTGGCCATGGTGGGTGTTTTGGTGGTGCCGAGTCTGATTGTTGGGTTGATTATTGCTGTGTTTCAGGCTGCTACTCAGGTGAATGAACAAACCTTGAGCTTCTTGCCGAGGTTAGTTCTGACTCTTTTAATGGTGTTGTATTCCGGAGAATGGTTACTGCAACAGATCTCAGATCTTTTTGAGCGCCTGTTTCTCAACATTCCTCATATAATCGGCTAAGCATGCTCTCTCTTACTTCGATAGAACTCAGTGCGTTTATTGGCACCTTCTGGTGGCCATTCTGCCGCATTATGGGGGCATTTATGGTGATGCCATTTTTGAGCAGCACCTATATCCCCGTTATGGTTAGGATCTTGTTGGCCCTGTCGATATCGGCCTTACTCGCGCCTATGTTACCGGCAGTACCAGCGGTGGACGCAGTGTCAATTGGTGCCCTGTTTTTGGCGGTTGAACAGCTCTTGATTGGATTCATGTTGGCGCTATTTTTGAGCATCATGATCCATGTGATGACTTTGCTGGGCGCCATGATGTCGATGCAGATGGGATTGGCGATGGCAGTGATGAACGACCCATCTAGCGGTAGTTCCCCTATCTTAGGTCAGTGGTTTCTTCTTTACGGCACTTTGTTATTTCTGGCATTAGAGGGGCACTTGGTGGCGATTGGTGTCTTGGTTGACAGCTTTCGCTTGTGGCCCATAGGTGCAGGTATTTTTGATCTGCCTCTGATGGGGCTAGTGAGTCGTTTTGCCTGGCTTTTTGCTTCTGCTTTTATGTTGGCGCTGCCTTCGATTCTTGCCATGTTGATGGTCAATATTACTTTTGGCGTGTTGAGTAAAGCCGCTCCTTCATTAAACGTTTTTGCTTTGGGTTTCCCCATGTCGATGCTGATGGGGCTGCTTTGTGTGATGCTCTCTTTTAGTGGGTTGCCAAGTCGTTATAGCGATCTCTGTTTAGATTCACTCTCGGCCATGTATCAGTTTATTGGTGGTGTGGTATGAGTAAAGATACTGGCCAAAGTAAAACAGAGAAAGCGACCCCGCAAAAGCTTAAGAAAGCCCGCG is from Shewanella sp. MTB7 and encodes:
- a CDS encoding FliM/FliN family flagellar motor switch protein; this encodes MKTTAKAYLLKENRTERVRPVALIQEKLARSRLLIQMESCQRPLLEAVNHVLNPIIRQGHHALSNVSFLEKGKSEAFDVNNAWFLLRYHRSPLAWWRIDKCTLDQLASGYYGSLTSPLKSPLREPSKSEFRLVKKLMLAALAVLPMAELDESALELELVINKGSMDVATSWQLGFPTENMAPPMLFCMTEHLLGLMSELSMPFIAGTDLAEKLSCKLRQIPIKILFELGRQNTPVTSLQDLKVGDILPMNLHTRCPVTVGKRPLFYAAIHTHEGKMVAKLIQDAS
- the fliN gene encoding flagellar motor switch protein FliN; this translates as MADQTLLQDDDFLLDDNLFGEEDIASEVSRTKPVKDISFFHQLPVQVTLELASAEMSLGELTRMGEGDVIALDRMVGEPLDIRVNGALLGRGEVVEVNGRYGVRLLEVEAISLTGAND
- the fliP gene encoding flagellar type III secretion system pore protein FliP (The bacterial flagellar biogenesis protein FliP forms a type III secretion system (T3SS)-type pore required for flagellar assembly.): MLRALLLLLCLAVPTAFASDGLTLFTLGDGQQSQSVNIKLEILALMTVLSFLPAMLMMLTSFTRIIVVLAILRQALGLQQSPPNKVLIGIALVLTIFVMRPVGKDIYEDAYLPYDQGQIELTEAVQIGIVPLRTFMLAQTRETDLEQMLKIADEPVTLKAEEIPFFVLMPAFVLSELKTAFQIGFLLFLPFLVIDLVVASVLMSMGMMMLSPLIISLPFKLMVFVLVDGWTMTVSTLVASFG
- a CDS encoding flagellar biosynthetic protein FliQ; protein product: MDVNELTSIFSDAIYLVVAMVGVLVVPSLIVGLIIAVFQAATQVNEQTLSFLPRLVLTLLMVLYSGEWLLQQISDLFERLFLNIPHIIG
- the fliR gene encoding flagellar biosynthetic protein FliR; the encoded protein is MLSLTSIELSAFIGTFWWPFCRIMGAFMVMPFLSSTYIPVMVRILLALSISALLAPMLPAVPAVDAVSIGALFLAVEQLLIGFMLALFLSIMIHVMTLLGAMMSMQMGLAMAVMNDPSSGSSPILGQWFLLYGTLLFLALEGHLVAIGVLVDSFRLWPIGAGIFDLPLMGLVSRFAWLFASAFMLALPSILAMLMVNITFGVLSKAAPSLNVFALGFPMSMLMGLLCVMLSFSGLPSRYSDLCLDSLSAMYQFIGGVV